The sequence below is a genomic window from Vicingus serpentipes.
CTTGGTTTTGCTTTGTTTACATCAATTTTTAATTCATCAATTCCCTGTATACTTTTACCGTTTATAAAATCTTTCATTTTCTCGGCTGTAGCAATTAATTCAGCGTAATCTTCCCCTTGTAATTCGATGTTTATTGGGTAACCAGCAGGAGGACCAACAGCTTCTTTTTCTACCGATATTGCAACACCAGGATAGATATCTTTTAAAGCCTCTTGAACTTTTCTTTGCAGTTCTTTACTATCAGCTCCTCTTCGGTATTTGTATTCTCGCATAGAAGCAGTTACTTTTCCTTTGTGAGGCATTTCTGCAGCAGAACCACCATCTGTTTGAGGATTTCCTGCACCAGCACCAACTTGCGAAACAGCACTTTCAACTAAAAAATTGTAATCACCATCCATATTTTCAGGAGCATTTAATATGGCATAAACTCGCTCTTCAATTTCTTTTGTAATAGCATTTGTTTTTTCAATATCTGTTCCCTCAGGGTACTCAATATATACTATAATTTGATTTGGAGTATTGTCAGGGAAAAACTCAACTTTTGTTCGTTGACTTGCAATTGAACCTCCAAAACCTCCAAAAGCAACAAATAATAACAATACTGTTCCAATAGTAACAGCATATGGTCTCCAGCCTTTTAAAGCTAAACGCAAAGTTTTTTCATACATAACTTCCCATCGGGTAAGTATTTTAGTTTGAAAATAATTAACCATTTTACGCAGCCCTAATCTGTAAACCCACAACATAATTGCTGTAAAAACCATTATTGTCCCTAAAGCTTTATAAGTTCCTCCAAGGAATAAAATTAATAGGCCTATAACCCCAACAATTGAAGTAATTGAAATGATTTTCTTTAAAGGCATATCTTTGTCTTCAGTGGTCATAAATTGAGAAACTAAAACTGAATTAAAGAATATAGCTACAAATAGTGAAGAACCTAAAACTACTGATAAGGTTACAGGAAAGTAAATCATAAATTCACCCATTACACCAGGCCACATTCCTAGCGGAACGAATGCTGCAACAGTTGTAGCAGTTGAAATTATAATTGGGAAAGCAATTTCACTAATCCCTTTTTTTGCAGCTTCAATTCTACTCATGCCCTCCTCATCCATAAGTCGATAAACATTTTCAACAACTACAATTCCGTTGTCAACAAGCATACCTAATCCCATAATTAAACCAAATAAAATCATGGTATTCATGGTGTAACCAAGTCCTTCCAATATCATTAAAGACATTAACATCGACATAGGTATTGCAAATCCAACAAACAATGCATTTTTAAAACCTAAAAAGAACATTAAAACTCCAACTACAAGTATAATTCCGAATATGATATTATTTACTAAGTCATCAACTTGTCCAATTGTTTTAGAAGATTGATCATTTGTAATCGTAACTTTTAAATCAGATGGTAAAACATTTTCTTTTGCTTCTTTAACAATGATGTCTATTTTTTCAGCAGCATCAACCATATTTTTTCCTGCTCGTTTTTTAACATCAAGCATAACAACCCTATCGCCAAACTCTCTTGCATAAGTTGTTCTTTCTTTTTCTTTAAAAAACACTTCAGCAACATCTCCCAAATAAATCGGATTACTTCTTTCGTTTTTTACTACAAAATTTTTCAGTTGGTTTGGATCGTCAATTTCTCCAATAATACGGATGGTTCTTCTTTGCCCACTAGCAACCAAGTTGCCTGCCGACATTGTTACGTTGCCACCATTAATAGCATTTTTAATATCATCAAAGCTCACTTTTGCCGCCATCATTTTATAGATGTCAACAGCTACTTCTACTTCTCTATTTTGAGCACCTCTAATATCAACTTGTTTGATTTCATTTAAGCTTTCAATTTTACGCTCTAAATAAACTCCAAAATCTTTTAACCTATCAACTGGGTAATCTCCAGAAATATTAATATTAAGAATTGGGATTTCTTCCGACATGCTTAATTCAAAAACATTAGGCTCTACTTTAGCCCCATTAAATGTTGGCCAATCTTCACTTGCTGTTTCAGTATCAATATTGTCTTTTATTTTTTGCTTTGCTTGGTCAACTGAAATATGTTCGTCAAATTCAACAATTACCATTGAATAATCTTCTTGAGAAGTAGATGTAATTTTAGTAACATTACTTACAGTTTTTAGTCTGTCTTCAAGCGGGTCCGTTATCAATTTTTCAATATCCTCAGCAGTATTTCCTGGGTAAATTGAGCTTACATATATTTTAGTTTCTTTAATTTCAGGAAAGCTTTCTCTAGGCATACTAAAGTATGCAGAAACACCCAGAAACAAGATAATAATCATCGCCACATATATTGTGGTTTTGTTATGAATTGCCCATGCAGATAAGCCAAATTCCTTTTCTGTATTTTGATTTTTTTCTGACATTTTTAGCTTATTATAAGTTTAAAATTTTAACAGTTTGACCATCTTGAATGCTTCTTGCACCTTCAATAATCATTTCTGTTCCGTTTTCTATTCCTGATAAAACTTCTATAACATCACCTTGTGTTTTACCCGTTGTAATGATTGCTTTTTCAGCAATACCATCTTTACCTTTTCGGTTTTTAATTACATAAACATACTGCTCTCCTTGTGCATTTTCAGATATTATACTTTGAGGAATTAGTAAAGCTTTTTCGCTGGTGTAATCATTTATTTTAACCTTAGCTGTAAGGTTTGGTTTAATTTCGTTGTTGTCGTTTGGTAAACTAATTTCTACTTTAAATGTTCTGTTAGCAGGATTGATGTAGTTTCCTGTTTCTCGGATAGTGGATTTGATGGTTTTCCCTAAAATTGGAAATTCAACTTCCACATTTTTGTTTTTGGTAATGGATGTTAAGTGTTTTTCTGGAACATTCGTTTCAATGTACATATTGTCTAAATTCAATATTCTCATTAATTGAGAACCACCAGGAGAAACCATACTACCTTGTTCAGAAATAACATCATCAATAATTCCAGAAAAAGGAGCTTTTACTATCGTTTTTTCTATTTGCTCTTGCATTTGACTTACTGCTTTTGTTTGAGCTTCGTAGCTAGATTTTGCTTGTAAATACTGCATTTCACTACCAATTTTTTGTTTCCATAATCGCTCTTGTCTTTCAAAAGTGGTTTTAGATAAATCTGCTTGTATTTGTAACTGAGCTAATTGCTGACTTAACCCTCCATCATCAATTTTTGCAAGCGTTTGCCCTTTTGTTACTTTATCTCCTTCTTTAACATAAACATTCGTTAATATTCCAGCAAATTCAGGGTATATAACCAATAGGTTTTTAGTGCTTACATTTCCTTGTAGTTCAACATAATGATTGAATATAGCTTCTGCTACAACAAAAGAAGTAACAAGAGGTATTTTTTTATTGCTATCTAATTCTGCTATTTTAGTATCGATAAATTCTAATTGTTCGGCAAAAAGTGTTTGTTGGTCAACTATTTCAGCTCTTTTCGCTCTAATTTCTTCCAAATTATTTTCTGCTACAATTTCTTCTACGGTTTTATTTTCTTTACTTCCACAAGAAAACAAGAAAACAACTATTGCAAGTATTGATAATGATTTTTTCATTTTTATTATGAGTTAGTTTTTTCTATTTTAATTAGTTCCTATTGCTTTATTTAAATTCGATTTAGCATTAAATACATCAAGTAATGATTTTATGTATTTTGCTTCAGTATCTAAATATTGATTTTGTGATTGAGATAATTCTAAACTTGATATAATCCCTTCATTATATTTAATAATGGAATGGTTATTAATTTTTTTAGCAAGAGTTACCCCTTCTTTTTGGTTGTTGTAAACGCTTAGTGCAGATGTATACTCAGCTTTACTTCTTTCAGCTTGCAATATCAAACTTTGTTCAACTTTTTTTGAGGTTGTTTGTGCTTTTAAATACTCAACTTTTGCTTGGCCAGTTTTAGCTAATCTCATTCCTCCTGAAATAATAGGCAATTGTAAAGAGATACCCCATAATGTTTGTGGGTAATATTTACCTCCGCTAAAAGCATCAAAATCATTACTCATATTTTGTTGTGAGTGACTAAAAAATGCAGCGACAGAAGGAGCAAATGAAAATTTTTCTTTATTGAAATTTAGCTTCATTAATTCCTCATTAACTTTAATCATTTGATAATCGACATTATTCGTAATATCAAATTCTTTGCTAATACTATTTTCAGGGTCAGATAATTTTAAAAGTGATTCAATATTATCAGTTAAGTTAATCTCATTTTTGATTTCATAACCTAGTTGAAACTTGAGTAAATTCTTTGCAATAGATAATTGTTGCTCTGCATACGCTAAAGAGTTATTTATATCATTTAGTGTAAGTCTTAGCTGATCAACATTTTGTTCTTCAGCAAATCCTTCTTCGTAAATTTTTGTAGTCTCACTCAATAGCTTTTCAGTTGTTGTTGCAACTTCTTCTAAAATCCTCTTATTTTCTTCTGCAACTAAAACAAGGTAATAAGCTTGAGCTACATCTTCTTTAACTTGTATTTCAGTTTTGGAAATATTTTTTTCAGAAAATTCTTTATAAACTCTTGCTGCTTTTAAACCAACTAAATAAGAGCCATCAAATAAAAGTTGATTGGCTGATATTGTTGCTGAATTATTATAATTTGTACCAAACCTTAATTCTGCAAATTCGCCTGCAGGAGCATTTGGATCAAATGCGTTAGCAGGGATAAGGCTAGTAGGTAAATCAATAAAATTTTGAAGTTTTGCCTCAAAATTTACTTGAGGTAAACCAATTCCAGTGGTTTCCCAAACTTTCTTTTTTGCAATTAAAAGATCGCTTTCAGCATTTAACTTATCATAGTTGTTTTCTAGTGCATAGCTTTGAGCTTGAGCTAAAGAAAAGCTCTGAGTCTCTTGAGCAAGAGCTAAAGCAACAAGAGTTGATAAGTAAATAGTAGTTATTGTTTTTATCATTATTCTTTTATTTAATTAAAATCAAATTTGCTGTTTTCAACATTTTTAAGGGCTTCTTTTAAATAGGTGAGTCCTTTGTCATTTGCAATACCCCTAATGTGATATCTAATTATTTCAGTATGCATTTTGTCAATACTAAGTGTTTTGTTAATCGGATTTTCAGGATTCAGAATATTGTCAACCATACCTATATAGATGTTTGCAATAATTTCCGGATTTATATTTTCTCGATAATAACCTTCTTTAATTCCTCTTTTCAGGTTATCAAGCATCATGCTATGAATAAATGCTTTTTTATGATTTTCTAATAACTTCCATGCTTCAGGGTGATATTTCTGTAGATCAAAAATTACTGATGGGTGTATCTCACCAATTTCAGAACTAACACATTTAGTTACACCTATTAATTCATCTATTGCATTTACACTTTCCTCTCTTGCTGAACTAAGGGTTTGTTTTTCGTGCTCAATCATTAAGCTTATCCCTTTTTTTACTAAATCGTTTTTATCCGAAACGAATAAATAAAGTGTTTTTTTAGAGATTCCTACATGACGAGCAATATCTTCCATGGTAAGACTTTTAATGCCTAACTTCATAAAAAGCTTAGTTATTTCGGCTATTACATGATGATGTTTATCCATTTTTTCTCAATTTAGAGAACAAACTTAGGAAACTACTTCCACGTTGGAAACGATTTAAGTAAAAAACGTTTCCATTTACTTTATTTTTTAGACTTTTTAATATAATTAATAGATGAATCTTTATTTAATAAAGATGAATTGATTGAAGTTTTTTTAGGTAAAAAGCCATAGTTATTGAATTCGAATAGCGATTTTAGTATATTTGGTTTTTAAAGAAGATACTATATGATTTATTTGAAAAGAACAGTCGCTTTGTTATTCGCTGGAATATTGTTATTCTCATGCGGAGGAGAGAATAAAGAAAAAGAATCAAAAGAAGATGGGGTTGTTTCAGACTCGAAATCTCAAGGGGCTACATTTAATTTAGCATTAAGTGAAAATATTCAAGGGTTTGACCCTATAAAAGTGGTGGATGGATTTTCTTTTCAAGTGTTGGGGCAGATTTATGAAGGACTACTGAAATTTAATGAGAAAGATTTGTCTTTAGAACCATTAATTGCAGAATCATGGGAGGTAAGTGAAGATGGTTTGACATATATTTTTAAGTTAAAAAAAGGTGTTTACTTTCATGATAATCCTTGTTTTGAAAATGGAAAAGGAAGAGAGTTAGTAGCCTCAGATGTTAAATACAGCCTTGAAAGAACTTGTTCAAATGTTTCTGGGAATTATGGATATTCATTTTTTAAAAATAGTTTGGTTGGTGCAATTGCTTTTCATGATAATGAAGATGTTAATGAAATAGAAGGAATTAAGATTATTGATGATAATACAATTGAAATTTCGTTAGTAAAGCCTTCGACTAATTTTTTAAATACCTTAGCAGTTATTAATACTGCTATTGTACCTAAAGAAGCTTTTGAAAATAAATCGGACTGTTTCATTGGTACGGGACCTTTTAAATATGAGAGTCATAATGAAAAAGAATTTAAAACAACTTTAGTTAAGAATGAAAACTATCACATCACGGATAAAGAAGGGAAAAAATTACCTTATTTAGATAAAGTTGTTGTTTATTATGTAAGTAATAGTCAAGAAAAACTTGAGATGTTCCAAGAAGGGAAGTTAGATGTAATTGTTGATTTACCTTCAGCTTCAATTAAAACTGTTGTTGAAAATCAAATTTCTGATTTTGAAGCAAAACCTCCTAAATATGTTTTAGGAAGATACCCTGAATTGGTTACGTCGTATCTTCAACTAAATACAATGGTTGAGCCGCTTAATAACGTAAAAGTTAGACAAGCAATAGCAATGTGTATTAATAAAACCAAAATAGTTGATGTTGTTTTAAACGGAGAAGCTTATGGCCCTGCAAATAACGGTATTGTTCCCCCAGCTATTAAAGGTTATGATTATGAATCAATTGTTGGATTAGAGTATAATGTTGAAAAAGCAAAACAACTTTTGGCTGAAGCTGGATATAAAAATGGAGAAGGGTTTCCTACATTAAAATTATATAATGCAGGAAAAGAAAGCCAGGCATTAAGAGTCGGGTTAGAAATTCAGAAAGAATTCAGAACATCTTTAAATATAAATGTAGAAATTGTTTCAGTATCATTTGCTGAAAAAATTGCTGCAGAAGCTAAAGGTGAAGCCCACATGTCTATTGCAGCTTGGCTTGCAGATTTTCCAACTCCTGATAATTTTTTAAGTATTGCTTATGGAGCAACAGTTCCATCTTCTATGGAAGAAAGTTCTTACCCAAATGCATCTAGATATACAAATAAAGAATTTGATAAGCTTTATGAACTTGCAGTATCGACAATGGATGAAGGACAAAGAAATGAAATTTGCCTTAAAGCAGAGCAATTGATGATTAATGAAGCGCCAATAGTACCACTTTGGTATAACGAAAACTACAGATTACTTCAATCAAATATTTCTGGTTATCAACCGAGTATTATGCATATTCAAAACTTAATACATGTTAAGAAAACCCCTAAGTCAGAAAATACTCAAGACGAGGAGAGTAAATAATAATTATGCATTGTAATATTTTTGGGAATAATACCATTTATTCCCAAGTTTTCCTTTTTAATTTTATGATATTTGCATACTCTTAAATGTAATTAGAGTAAAGTCTATGTGGTTTAAAATTTCAAAACTCATATTAAAAAATAGAATTGCAATCTTAATTGTTTTAGGATTGATAACTTGTGTGATGGGCTATTTTGCTCAGTTCGCAAAGATGAGTTATCAAATGGCTCAAATGCTTCCAAAGACTGATTCTACATTTATATCCTACGATAATTTTAAAAGAAATTTTGGTCAAGATGGAAGTGTTGTTGTTATTGGAATAAAAAATGAAAGATTATATGAACTAACTAACTTTAATGCTTGGTATGATTTAACTAAAAACATTAAAGAAATCAGAGTTGATTTTAAAAAAGATGGGAAAAAGATTATAGTTGACGGAACAACCCAAGCATTATCTGTGGCAAGTGCCTACACACTTAAAAAAAATTCAGCTAAAAAAAGGTTTGATTTTGAGCAAATCGTAAAGAAAAAACCGACAACTCAATCAGAAGTAGACTCATTAAAAAAAGAATTATATAATTATCCTTTTTATGAAGGTTTTTTATACTCAGATTCAACACATGCTTCACTTATAGCAATTACTCTTAATCGAGAAGTATTAGACTCAAAATATCGAAATGGAATTTTTGAAGCCATTAATGCGGAAGTTGAAAAATTTGAAAGCATTACAGGAATAAAAGTTCATAAGTCAGGGTTGCCTTACATTAGAGCTAATTCATCTACAAAGGTTGCAAGTGAGATTAAAATCTTTTTAATTCTATCAATACTTATTACTTCTTTTATATTATACCTCTTTTTTAGGTCTTTTAAGGTTACAATGTATTCAATGTTAGTTGTTTGTGTTGGAGTTATATGGGCAATGGGGTTGTTATCAATTTTTGGTTTTGAAATAACTATTTTGACAGGATTAATTCCTCCACTAATTATCGTGATAGGTATTCCTAATTGTATATTCCTTTTAAATAAATATCATTCGGAGTATAAAAAGCATGGTAATCAAGCTAAATCTTTAAGTAGAGTAATCCAAAAAACAGGTAATGCTATATTTCTTACAAATACAACAACAGCTTTAGGGTTTGCTACATTTATTTTTACACAAAGTTCAATATTAGTTGAATTTGGAATCGTTGCATCACTAGATATTTTTATGGTGTTTACTTTATCTATTTTATTAATACCTATAATATTTAGTTTTTTAGCACCACCAAAACAACGTCATACAAAGCATCTTGAAAACAAGATGATGGTAAAGATGGTTGAGGTGCTTGTTAATATTGTTAGCTACCATCGTAAAAAAGTTTATGCAGTTACAGTTCTTATTTTGATTTTAGGATTGTATGGAATTTCATTAATTACAACAACAGGGAATATAATTGATGATTTACCAAAAGATGATCCTATTGTTCAAGATTTAAAATTCTTTGAAAAGAGTTTTAAAGGCGTAATGCCTTTTGAAGTTGTTATTGATACTAAAAAGAAAGGTGGAGTATTTGCGGATAATGGAAAAACATTGTATAAAATCAAAAAACTTCAAAAGGAATTGTCTTCATATGATGAATTCTCTAAGCCGCTTTCTATAGTCGAGGCTATTCAATTTTCATATCAAGCGTATAAAAAAGGTAAACCTAAATTTTATATTTTACCACCTGCTACTGAGCTCAAAAAATTAAAAAATTATGTGACTCAAGATAGTGTGAAAAAAGACTTTTCATCTTTCATCGATTCAACAAATCAAATTACAAGAGTTAGTTTTCAAATGGCTGATATAGGAACTCAAGAAATGAATGTATTACTTGATGAAATCAGACCGAAGATAGACTCTATATTTTCTCCAAAAGATTATAATGTTACCTTAACAGGAACAAGTGTGGTTTTTCTTAAAGGAACAGATTACTTAGTAGAAAATTTATTTACCAGTCTTGCGTTAGCAATTTTACTAATAGCGTCATTGATGTCGGTATTATTTTCTTCAGTAAGAATGGTTTTAGTATCGTTAATTCCTAATTTATTACCGCTATTAACCACTGCAGCACTAATGGGGTATATAGGTATTCCTATAAAACCTTCAACAATATTAATCTTTAGTATTGCTTTTGGTATTTCAGTTGATGACACGATACATTTTTTAGCAAAATATAGACAAGAATTAAAGATCCATAAAATAGGCATTAAAAAAGCTGTGATATTAGCATTAAGAGAAACAGGAGTAAGCATGATTTACACGTCTACAATTTTGTTTTTTGGATTTGGAGTTTTCACTGTGTCAAGTTTTGGAGGGACCGTAGCTTTAGGTTATTTGGTTTCTTTTACTTTAACTATGGCAATATTAGCTGACCTTGTCCTTTTACCATCATTATTATTATCTTTAGATAAAGCATTAACAACAAAAGCATTTAAAAAAGAGCCTTTAATTGAAATTTTTGATGAAGACGAAGATATAGAGTTGGATGAATTAGAGGTGAAATATATTGAAAAAGAGAGTATAGAAAATTAGTTATTATGAAAGGAATTGTATTAGCAGGAGGCTCAGGAACGAGGCTTCATCCATTAACTTTAGCGGTAAGTAAACAATTAATGCCTATTTACGATAAGCCAATGATTTATTACCCAATATCAGTATTAATGAGTGCCGGTATTAACGAAATATTAATAATAACAACTCCTCATGATAATCCAAGTTTTAAAACGTTACTTGGAGATGGTTCTCAGTTTGGTTGTAAGTTTGAATATGCGATTCAAGAAGTACCAAATGGATTAGCTCAGGCTTTTGTAATAGGAGAAGATTTTATTGGAGATGAAGATGTAGCTTTAATTTTAGGGGATAATATCTTTTATGGAACAGGATTAGAACAATTATTAATGGAGAAGACAAATCCTAAAGGAGGAGTTGTGTTTGCCTACCACGTATCAGATCCAGAAAGATATGGAGTTGTTGAGTTTGATAAGAATTTGAAGGCTATATCTATTGAAGAAAAACCTACTAACCCTAAATCTCATTTTGCTGTACCAGGACTATATTTTTACAATAACGAGGTTATAGAAATTGCTAAAAACTTAGAACCTAGTTCTAGAGGAGAGTACGAAATTACGGATGTAAATAAAATATATTTAGAAAGAGAAAAATTAGAAGTAGGTATTTTGGATAGAGGAACTGCTTGGCTTGATACAGGAACACATGCTTCATTAATGCAAGCTGGGCAATATGTTCAAGTAATTGAAGAAAGACAAGGATTGAAAATTGGTTGTTTAGAAGAAATAGCCTACCGAAAAGGATTCATTACCAAAACAGAATTAGAAGCTTTAGCAAAGCCTTTAATTAAAAGTGGATATGGTACTTATTTAATGGAAATTGTAAATGAGTGAATTTAAGAAGAACATATTAGTTACTGGTGGTGCAGGATTTGTTGGTAGTGGTTTAGTTGAAGAGTTAATTAAAGACGCTTCAAATTTTGTAGTAGTAGTAGATAATTTACTAACTGGTTCTAAAAATAAATTACCAATAGCAGAGCATAATAACTTAAAGTTTATTCAATGTGATGTAAATAATATTGGAGAAATTACAAGTGTTTTTCATACTTTTTCTTTTCATTATGTATTTCATTATGCTGCATTAGTTGGAGTTCAAAGAACATTGCAAAATCCTGTTAAGGTTTTAAATGATATTACAGGGATAAAAAATATATTAGATTTATCAAAAAACACAGGGGTAAAACGAGTAATGTATGCTTCATCTTCTGAAGTTTATGGTGAACCAGTTGAATATCCTCAAAATGAAGAAACAACTCCTTTAAATTCAAGACTACCTTATGCTATTGTAAAAAATGTAGGAGAAGCTTTTCTAAAATCATACAAACAAGAATTTGGATTGGACTTTACTGTTTTTCGTTTTTTTAATACTTATGGACCAAAGCAAAGTAAAGATTTTGTAATATCTAAGTTTATAAATGCTGCATTAAATAACGAGGACATAACTATTTATGGTGATGGAAGTCAAACCAGAACGTTTTGTTTTATGAAAAATAATGTTGAAGCATGTATTAAAGCAGCTTTTTCTGACGAACAAGCAAACCAAACGATTAATATTGGAAATAATCAAGAAACAACTGTTCTTGATTTGGCTAAGTTAATTATAGAACTAACTAATTCGAAATCTAAATTAGTTTTCTTGCCGCCTTTACCAGAGGGAGATATGACTAGAAGACATCCTGATATTACTAAAATGAAAGAATTATTAGGTGATAAAGATTTATTGACTTTAGAACAAGGAATAAAAGAAATATTAAAGGATACTAGTTATATATTGTCTTAATGGAAAAAATAAACCATTACATTTCTATCGTTAATCAAGCAATTGATGAACTTTCATATAATAAAGAACCAAAAAAATTATATGAGCCAATAAAATATACTTTAACCTTAGGTGGAAAAAGAATTAGACCTGCATTATTATTGTTGGCTAATGATTTATTTGGTGGGAAAGCTGTAAGAGCTATGAACTCAGCATTAGCTATTGAAGTATTTCATAATTTCACCTTAGTTCATGATGATATTATGGATGACGCTCCATTAAGAAGGGGTAAAACTACTGTGTTTAAAAAATGGGATACAAATACCGCAATATTGTCTGGTGATGTAATGTTTGTAAATGCAATTCAATTACTTGCAAAAGATAATAACGATAAATTGGCAGATATTTTAGCCATTTTTAATAAAGCATCTGTTGAGGTCTGTGAGGGACAACAATACGATATGGATTTTGAAACTTTGGAAAATGTTTCCATTGACGATTACCTAAAAATGATTGAATTAAAAACAGCTGTTTTATTAGCAGCTAGTTTAAAGATTGGTGCTTTAATTGCAAATGCAAAGCAAGATGACGCTAACCATATTTATGAGTTTGGAAGAAATTTAGGAATAGCATTTCAACTAATGGATGATATATTAGATCTTTATGGTGACCCTGAAAAGTTTGGAAAACAAGTAGGAGGAGATGTTATTGCGAATAAAAAAACTTACTTGTTGTTAAAAGCTAAAGAGTTGGCCAAAGGAGAAACAAGAAAAGAATTAGAATTTTGTTTAACATCAACCGCTATAAAACCTGAAAATAAGGTAGAACGTATTAAAACAATTTTTAATGCATTAGGTGTTAAAAAAGCTGCAATAGATGAAATGAATTTGTTTTATAATACAGCTATTTCTCATTTAGATTCGATTGATGCTCCTGAAGATAAAAAGAAAGTTTTTGAAGACTTTGCAAAACAATTAATGCACAGAGAAAATTAAGCACCTTGAAATATCAAAAACACATATTTGTTTGTATCAATCAACGTGACGAAAATGCAGTAAGATGCAGTTGTGGTGAAGAAAATGGAACTGAAATTGTGGCTCGTTTTAAAGAGTTAATACAATCGCATAAGTTAAAAATGAAGGTAAGAGCACAAC
It includes:
- a CDS encoding TetR/AcrR family transcriptional regulator, with protein sequence MDKHHHVIAEITKLFMKLGIKSLTMEDIARHVGISKKTLYLFVSDKNDLVKKGISLMIEHEKQTLSSAREESVNAIDELIGVTKCVSSEIGEIHPSVIFDLQKYHPEAWKLLENHKKAFIHSMMLDNLKRGIKEGYYRENINPEIIANIYIGMVDNILNPENPINKTLSIDKMHTEIIRYHIRGIANDKGLTYLKEALKNVENSKFDFN
- a CDS encoding efflux RND transporter permease subunit, which translates into the protein MSEKNQNTEKEFGLSAWAIHNKTTIYVAMIIILFLGVSAYFSMPRESFPEIKETKIYVSSIYPGNTAEDIEKLITDPLEDRLKTVSNVTKITSTSQEDYSMVIVEFDEHISVDQAKQKIKDNIDTETASEDWPTFNGAKVEPNVFELSMSEEIPILNINISGDYPVDRLKDFGVYLERKIESLNEIKQVDIRGAQNREVEVAVDIYKMMAAKVSFDDIKNAINGGNVTMSAGNLVASGQRRTIRIIGEIDDPNQLKNFVVKNERSNPIYLGDVAEVFFKEKERTTYAREFGDRVVMLDVKKRAGKNMVDAAEKIDIIVKEAKENVLPSDLKVTITNDQSSKTIGQVDDLVNNIIFGIILVVGVLMFFLGFKNALFVGFAIPMSMLMSLMILEGLGYTMNTMILFGLIMGLGMLVDNGIVVVENVYRLMDEEGMSRIEAAKKGISEIAFPIIISTATTVAAFVPLGMWPGVMGEFMIYFPVTLSVVLGSSLFVAIFFNSVLVSQFMTTEDKDMPLKKIISITSIVGVIGLLILFLGGTYKALGTIMVFTAIMLWVYRLGLRKMVNYFQTKILTRWEVMYEKTLRLALKGWRPYAVTIGTVLLLFVAFGGFGGSIASQRTKVEFFPDNTPNQIIVYIEYPEGTDIEKTNAITKEIEERVYAILNAPENMDGDYNFLVESAVSQVGAGAGNPQTDGGSAAEMPHKGKVTASMREYKYRRGADSKELQRKVQEALKDIYPGVAISVEKEAVGPPAGYPINIELQGEDYAELIATAEKMKDFINGKSIQGIDELKIDVNKAKPSMQVEIDRKKAGELGVNAAQVGQQLRNSIFGVKAGVYKEDGDDYDIYVRFNKENKYNTSALFDQKITFRDMSDGQIKEIPVSVVASQKNNSGFNAIKHKNAKRVVTVYSALSPGFTDAGAIVKEVQAEMKNFTDKPESVNIDYTGQIEEQNKQMSFLMGAFFTGLGLIFLILIFQFNSISKPAIIMLAIFLSLIGVFGGLIVTGKPFVIMMTMMGIISLAGIVVNNGVVLLDYADLLIKRKKEDLGLTKHEFVGKDDLYELIVRAGKARLRPVLLTAITTILGLIPLATGLNINFYTLVSEFDANIYFGGDNVIFWGPLAWTVIYGLFIATFLTLIVVPVLFLLVEKLKMRLKKVSA
- a CDS encoding efflux RND transporter periplasmic adaptor subunit — its product is MKKSLSILAIVVFLFSCGSKENKTVEEIVAENNLEEIRAKRAEIVDQQTLFAEQLEFIDTKIAELDSNKKIPLVTSFVVAEAIFNHYVELQGNVSTKNLLVIYPEFAGILTNVYVKEGDKVTKGQTLAKIDDGGLSQQLAQLQIQADLSKTTFERQERLWKQKIGSEMQYLQAKSSYEAQTKAVSQMQEQIEKTIVKAPFSGIIDDVISEQGSMVSPGGSQLMRILNLDNMYIETNVPEKHLTSITKNKNVEVEFPILGKTIKSTIRETGNYINPANRTFKVEISLPNDNNEIKPNLTAKVKINDYTSEKALLIPQSIISENAQGEQYVYVIKNRKGKDGIAEKAIITTGKTQGDVIEVLSGIENGTEMIIEGARSIQDGQTVKILNL
- a CDS encoding TolC family protein → MIKTITTIYLSTLVALALAQETQSFSLAQAQSYALENNYDKLNAESDLLIAKKKVWETTGIGLPQVNFEAKLQNFIDLPTSLIPANAFDPNAPAGEFAELRFGTNYNNSATISANQLLFDGSYLVGLKAARVYKEFSEKNISKTEIQVKEDVAQAYYLVLVAEENKRILEEVATTTEKLLSETTKIYEEGFAEEQNVDQLRLTLNDINNSLAYAEQQLSIAKNLLKFQLGYEIKNEINLTDNIESLLKLSDPENSISKEFDITNNVDYQMIKVNEELMKLNFNKEKFSFAPSVAAFFSHSQQNMSNDFDAFSGGKYYPQTLWGISLQLPIISGGMRLAKTGQAKVEYLKAQTTSKKVEQSLILQAERSKAEYTSALSVYNNQKEGVTLAKKINNHSIIKYNEGIISSLELSQSQNQYLDTEAKYIKSLLDVFNAKSNLNKAIGTN